Below is a window of Enterococcus gilvus ATCC BAA-350 DNA.
GTCAACGGGTTTTGCGAGAAAGCCTAATTTTCCAAGTACGATCCCGCTTGGAAGATTTTGCTCGTCTGATTCAGAAACCTCCGCAGTCGGCCATGCGGCGTTAATTTCTTGTTTAAACTTAGCTGTCTCACCGACAAAAAATGCCGGTTCCTGAATCTTCTGTAATAAGTCCGTCAATGACATATGCTGATCCGCCATAATAGAGATTAATTTTCCTTGTTCCCAGCGATAGGCGCCTGCGTACACGTTGTTCCGGCGGGCGTCGATCAGAGGAATGATCACTTTTTCGGTTTGAACATTTCCTGCGATAACTGCCAGACTCGACACAGTCGTCAACTGGATTTTCAATGTTTCTGCCAGTGTTTTCGCAGTCGTTACCGCGATTCGGATACCTGTGTAAGAACCTGGTCCCTTTGCTACAACGATTCGATCCAAATCAGCGGGCGTCAGTCCACTTGCCTGCATGACCGATTCGATCGCTGGCATCAAAGTCAAGCTGTGATTCATTTTTCGGTTCAATTGAAAGTGTGCCAGTACTTTCTCGTCCTCTAAGACCGCTACGGCTAATGTTTGATTCGATGTATCCATCGCTAGTAATTTCATAAAAGTTCATTTCCTCGCATTTAAGATAGCCATATTTTAACACAAACCCGATTTGCTTTCCTTAGATTTTTAAACAGCAAAAAACATTTGAAAAGTCTTTTAATAAAAAACTTTACAAATGAAAAGCCAAACAGCTATTTTACTTTCTAAAAAGATAGTAAAAAGGCGTTTGACTTTCCATTTGTAATAGCCATTTCGTTGAAGCAAATTTGATGAAACGCTAGTTGGTCGAATCTCGTTGAATCAGCTTTGTCCCCAGCATGATCTTTCTTGGGACAGGCGCACCCTCTCTAGCTAACTCCAAGACGGTCATTACCGCCAATTCCCCCATCCACTCTGTCTCTACCTTCACCGTCGACAACGCGGGAGAAACATACTTTGCAACACTGACATCGTTGAACCCGATCACCGAGATGTCTTCTGGGACCCGCAGTCCAAATTCTTGGATCGCTTGCATCGCCCCTACAGCCAAAGCATCGCTTGAAGCAAACAAGGCATTTGGAAACTCTTGGTTGTCAGCTAAAAAAGTCGTCATCGCGGCTTTTCCAGCTTCCATTGAAAAGGCGGCCGTCATCGTAAATTCCGGCTTGTACAAATTGATTTGCTGCATCTTTGTTTTAAATGCACGCAGCCGCGGGTCCTCGATCGGCTGAAAATGATGCTTGGTCTGCTCTTCGCCAGAAAGAATACCGATTTTTTGATGCCCGCGTTGGACAAATGAATCAATCACCAGATCCACGCTTTGATCAAAATCGACGACGAGCGAATTGAGTCCTTGAGTCATTCCATCGAAATCCACAAACAATAAATTCTCATCTAAATTCTTCAACTGTCGTATCTGCTCTGCATCAAACTTTCCAAGAGCGATCGTTCCCGTAACCTGAGCATCTGATAATTCTGTCAGCGCCTCTCGCCGAATCTGAATGTTTAATTCTTCGGCTTTTTTTTCGATGCCTAATCGAATGGATAAATAATAAAGATCCGCAAGCTCTTCGGCCTCATCGTACCACTGGACCAGCCGAATCACCGATTTGCTTATTTTGTTGGCGCGTTTGTGCTTGGTATAGTTCAATTCCTCCGCCACCTCAAAGATACGCTGCTTCGTTTCGTGAGCGACGGATAATTCTTGATCGTAATTTAATACACGGGAAACGGTGGCCGGTGACACACCAGCCAGCTTTGCAATATCTCGAATAGTTGCCATCGCGGCTCCCTTCTACAACGTATTGATAAAGCGGGTAAAGCCTTCTTGTCCTTCAACGTCTCGTTTAAAGACACCCGCATCTTCTAATACACGGGCAAACGCAGCGCCAACTGCTTTTTGAACGACGTCTGTAACATTTTCTTGGGTGATCGTATTGACGCGTTTTAATTCATCCGCCCACGCCACGTGATACTCGGCGATTTCATTCGCCTCATTTAATAAATACTTTTCTACTTCTTTAAGCTCTGGTTCCAGACGTGGCGGCAACACAGCAAGACCCATCACTTCAATCAATCCGACGTTTTCCTTCTTGATGTGCTGTACATCAGGATGCGGGTGGAAAATCCCCTCTGGATATTCCTCAGAAACATTGTTGTCCCGCAAAACCAGATCGATTTCAAAAAGCCCCTCTTTTCGGCGCGCGATCGGAGTAATCGTATGATGCGGTGTGCCATCTTCTGATGCTGCTGTAATCTGCAAGGCATCATCCGAATACACTTGCCACTTCTCAAAAATCATTTGAGCGGCTTCAACTAAGTCACGCTGGCTCTTCCCTTGCAAACGGATCACAGACATTGGCCACTTGACGATTCCTGCCGTAACAGTTGGAAAAGCTGACAATTCAATCGTCCGTTCCATCTCAGCCACCGCCATAGGGAATGTGTGACGTCCGCCTTGGTAATGGTCATGAGAGAGGATCGATCCGCCAACGATGGGCAGGTCGGCATTTGATCCCACAAAATAATGAGGCAGGACTTCTGTAATTTTTAACAATCGCTGGAAGGTCGCCTTTGTGATTTTCATCGGACGGTGTTCTTCTGACAAAATGATGCAGTGTTCGTCATAATAAGCGTACGGCGAATATTGGAATCCCCAGCTTTCGCCATCGAGATTCATTCGAATGATCCGGTGATTGGTTCGTGCCGGGTAGTTCAATCGGCCCTTGTAGCCTTCATTTTCCATACACAACATGCATTCCGGATACCCGACTTTCTTCAGCTTCCGTTCCGCGGCGATCCATTTTGGGTCTTTTTCTGGTTTTGACAAATTGATCGTGATCTCTAGCTCGCCATATTCCGTTTTCGCAGGAAAAATGATGTTCCGCGCGATCTCCCGCGTTTTGATGTAGTCGTTGTCTTTGCTGAGTTTAAAGAAATAATCTGTCGCTTGGACAGGATCTTTCGAATAATATTGAGCAAAATACGCATTCACGACAGACGGCGGCGGTGTCATCAGATCCATCAGTTGTGCCTCTAGCATATCTCGCTCCGCCTGATGGTCTGTGATTACTTGATTGTTCTCTGCTTGGATCAGCAGGCGATCGACTAGCGGAACTGCGCTTGTTGAAACACTGCGCAGTTCCGCTTTGGCAAGGGACTCCTCACCGATCATGGCGATGACACGGTTTTCTAAATAGTAACGATCCATCTCCATCCATCCGCCTGACTGAATAGCTAATGTGGTAAAATCTCTAATTGTTTGACTGATCGACACGTGACTTCCTCCTAGTCTTCATAGCCATGTGGATGACTGACATGCCAGTTCCACGCGGTCTCAATGATCGCTTTGATATCTGTATATTCTGGATTCCAGCCCAATGTTTCTTTGACTTTCTCGCTTGAAGCCACCAAACGACTTGGATCTCCTGCTCGACGTGGACCAACCTCCGCAGCAATTTCTTTTCCGGTCACTTCGCGAGCGGCATCCAACATTTCTTTGACAGAATAGCCATTGTTCGAACCAAGGTTGAAGAAATTACTTGGATTTCCAGCGTTTAAGTATTCTAACGCTAAAATATGAGCAGCCGCTAAATCTTCTACTTGCACATAGTCACGGATACACGTACCGTCCGGCGTATCATAATCCTCGCCAAAGATCGTCAAATGGTCTCTCTGGCCCAGTGCCACCTGTAAAATGATCGGTACCAAATGCGTTTCCGGATCATGATCTTCACCAATGCTTGCATCGGCTTTTGCGCCAGCGACGTTGAAATAGCGTAATGCCACATACCGCATCCCATAAGCGTTGTCGCACCATTTCATCATTTTTTCCATCATCAGCTTGCTTTCGCCATAAGGGTTGGTTGGATTTGTGGCTACTTCTTCTGTGATCGGTGAGACACCGGGTTCACCATAGGTCGCTGCTGTAGAAGAAAAGACGATGTTTTTCACTTTGAATTCTTCCATCACTTCCAATAAGCTTTCCATGCCCACCACATTATTGTTAAAATATTTCAATGGCTTTTCCACTGACTCGCCAACTAACGAGCTTGCGGCAAAATGAACGACCCCTTCGATCGATTCTTTCGTAAAAACATCTCGCATAAACGTCTTGTCGCGGCAATCACCTTCATAGAATGTTGCTTTTGGATGGACTGCCTTGCGATGGCCCGTTAATAAATTATCTACTACGACAACCTCATAATTTTGAGAAACCAGCTTATCCACTGTATGAGAACCGATGTATCCTGCACCGCCTAAAACTAAAATTGCCATTTGATTGTCTCCTGTCATTTTTATTTAGTAAACAAATTATAGTTTGTTTACTAAATAAATGCAAGTGAATCTCCCATTCATTAAACTTTCTATTTTTTTGATTTTGCTTCATAATGGAGGTATGGAAGAAGACGTTCTCTTTTGTTAAAAGAGCGCTGACTTTTTTGATTCTTTAGAGGCTCCTTTAGAGATTCTTCTCGGTAAAAGAACCTGATCGAAAACGACAGTTTATGGACGTCTAATGTGAAAAGCAAATGTATTTCTCTGTGGGAAGTACATTCCTTATAACTGAGAAAGGAGTGATGAAACGATGCGTAAATTTGCTTCAGGATTCGTTACTGGTACTTTTGCTGCGGCGGCAGTAGTTGCAGGCGTGGTGATGGGTGTGAAAAAGAAAGTGATCGACCCGATCGAAGAAAAAGAAACAAAAATCGATGAAAATCGTAAAAAAGCACGTAGAAAACGAATCGCTCGTTAAAAAAAAGAAAGCCAAATCGGCTTTCTTTTTTCTATTTATAGATTGATCGTGTGATGCGATTCGCTAATTTGAAAATGCGGTCGTCGCTTTTAGGACGCGGCGAGGTCGCATTCAGCCAGTCCAAGCCTTCCAACGGGATGCCGTAGCAATAAATACAAGACATGACCCGCCCGCTTTGAGTGATGAGTTGATGTGTCTGGCGTTGAACCTTGATCGCTCCAGTCGGATGGTCTTTCCCGTCAAAGCTTATTTGATGTGGCGCCGAATAGCCTTTTTCACGCATTTGGATCAGCAGCGGATTTTTCGTGCGTGTGAAGCTCGTTGCAGGCAACCGCGCCTCGATCAAGCTGCTTCCGACAAACGTCCGCTCAGGGTCCTTCTTACTGTAGGTAATAAATTTCTTGTTCTTTCTTTCCACGACCATCTCAGGCGCTAAAAATGTCACCACGCCGGCTTCCACCAATGCCAATAACTGCTTTTGGCGAATCACGGGCGCACCGATCGTCAAGAAACTGTAGTTCCGATTGAAGCGGCCGAAAAATTCTTCATAGTAGTCCTTTGGTGAAAATCTTTCTTGATCCAGCATATCGTTGAAGGGCTCTTGCACTTCTTTGTACGTATCTATCGCCTTGGCGATGGCGCCTGTTTCATTGCCCAACTCCGCTTCTTCAATGTCTTTTTTTAAATAGGTTTGGATAAACGCTGGAAATTCTGTCGCTGAGACTTCTTTTGCCGGATCAAAAAGCGAGGACCAGTCCAATCGAAGCGCATCAGGAATTTGATACTTCGTTAAAACAGCTTCCCGATCGCCTTTGCGGTATTCCCGTAAAAAGGTCGTTTCATCGATTGCCGTGTCAGCTAATTTTATTTCATAATACGCCAATTCGGCTTCTTTTCGTAATAAATCAACCAGAGCCTCCACGCCGCCGTCAAAGTCTTCCATGAACGGTTGAGTCAATAGCTGCGGCTGCGCATCTTCGCCAGGCTCCTTTTGATTATCGGGACGCGCATGGTAAGGCAAGCCTCTGCCTGAACCAACGATCAGCTGCTGCTCTTTTCCCGTAGGTTCATAGTTCAATCCCGTTTCTTCTTCAATGAAGCGGCCGCCCCATTTAGCGACAAACAAAGCAATATAATCAAAAAAGCTTAATCCTAACCCTCGAAGGATCACACAATCACTCGTGGGAAGCTCTTCAAGCGGGGTGTCGGAGGGGTTCCCCGGTTCTTGGTAAAAGAGTCCGTGTGCTTGCGCGTAAGTTTTATTTTCCGCCTCCTCCTCATTGAGGGAATTTGCAGAATGTCCCGTTGCCAAGACCACATCCGAGACGTGATAGACACGATCTGCTGTCAACGAAATCCCCGTCTCCTCCTCAGTCAGATCAACCACCCGCTCTTTGATCAAAGTAACCGTAACGCTTTCCGGTAAATGCTTCTGTTGCTGGTCGAAAAACCAGCTTTGGTAGACACCATAGTACCGCCGTTGGCAATAGTCATTCTTTCCAAGTGCCCTCTCTGCTGAAAAAGAGTGCTCTTCATCAAAAGAAGAGAGATACTCCGGTGCTTCTGTCTTGTTCCACTCTGCTAAATTTGGGCCTTCGTCTTCAGAAAACAAGGTGACATGCTGCATGACGGTATTCATGATTACTTGATCACTTTGATTTTTGCGCCAGATATTTCCTCCGGGGCCATCAGGATCAAATAGCAGCAGTTCTACTTTTTCTTCTTTGGGTGCTTGCTTGATCAGACGGTCCAAAACGATCAAGCCGTAAGGGCCTGCCCCGATAATTGCGATTCTTTTCATACACATTCCTCATTTTTCGATAGATTCCTTTCTTTTAGAGTAGTGAAAAATGGGGAAATAAGCAAATTAAAAAAGCTTCTGGTGACGGAATCATCAGAAGCTGCATGACTTATTTTAATACCCAGCGCTCAAATGCTTCTTTCACGCCGTCTTCCAAATTCGTTGCTACTGTGTAATCCGCAGCGGCCTTCACTGTCTCACTGGCATTTCCCATCGCCACGCCCGTGCCGGCGAATTCGATCATAGACAGATCATTCTCTGCATCCCCGATGGCCATCACTTCTGAAGGCTCAAGGCCTAAATGTTCACTTAACTCTTTCAATGCCATGCCTTTGCTGGCATTTGCATTCAATACTTCAATGAAATACGGCGTGCTTCGAACGATCGTATATTTTTCAAATAATTCTTTTGGAATTTTTTTGAAGGCCTCGCCTAAAATTTCTGGATCATCGATCATCATCATTTTTACAGCCAGCACGTTCTTCGCGATTTCTTCAGGTGTCCGATAATGAAGCGGCATATTTACTAAATACGACTCTAAAATCGTGTAAGGACTGATGTCGCGGTTGGCTGTGTACATCGACTCTTTATCTGCAAGATGCAAATGCACATCGAGTGACCGTGCCAAATAGTCAATTTCCAAATAATCTTCTCGCGTTAAATTGTGTTCAGCTACCACATCCCAAGTATTGGTGTTCAATACTAACGCACCATTGTAGGTAATGATGTAATCATCCAGCTGATTTAGTCCTAGAACTTCGAGTTGCGCTCTTGTTCCGGATAACGGGCGGCCGGTTGAAAGAACGACATAAATCCCTGCTTCTCGAGCTGCCTTGATGCTCGCCACTACAGGCTGATTGATCTCGTGGTGGTCATTCAGCAATGTTCCGTCTAAATCTATCGCAACCAATTTTATACTCATAATTCTCTCCTAACCTGTTGATAAATTGTCCGCAGTGCTTTTTACAGACATTTATTTGATGTTTCTATACAGCAAACTTTTCAAGATACTTACATGAGAAGTTTCTCAACTTCCATAATAAGCATAAAACAATGCCTCGTCAATTGAATCAGCCGTATCCTCTACCACTGATAAACGTGAAAAAACGGCTGGACACTTGGTCAGCCGTTTGTTGTTAATCCACTTTTTTCTGTTTCACTTTCCCAGTCCACTCTTGAATACCGCCTTTAAGAATGTAAAGATCTGTGTACCCTTTTTTACGAAGCAGATTTGCCGCACGGGCACTGACTGCTTTGTTTTGATCATAAATATAGATCGGTTGATCCTTTCGCAAAGAGGCATACGTTTCTTTAAACATACTGAATGGGAAGCTGCGCGCGCCTAAAATATGCTTTGCATTGAATTCATCTCGTTCACGGACATCAATGATTTGCGCTTTACGCATTCCTGCTTGAAATTCTTCTTGCGTGATGATTTTTGCGGAACGTCGCATCATGATTCGAACGACCAGCTCATACAGACCAAATAAAACAAGTACCGCGATTAATACGATATTGATTTTCCACCAAATTGACATAACTTGATTCCCCTCTACCCTTTTATCTATTTAGCTAATGAAGCAGCGCCGATGACTCCGGCTTCATTGCCCAATTCTGCTAACTTGATTTTCGTGCTTTCACGCACCTGCGGGAACGTGAACTCCTTGAAATAGTTCTCTACGCGGCTGCGCAAGAATTCGCCTGCCGCAGAAACGCCGCCGCCGATAACGATCGTTGATGGGTTCAGTGTATTTCCAAGATTCCCACAAGCCAGACCTAGATAAAATGTCACTTTATCAACGACCATTAATGCAAGGTCATCGCCCTCTTTTTCAGCCAACTCGAAAACATCTTTACTTGTAATGTCTTCCCCATTGTCTAGACGCGCTTTTAATTGTGAGCCGCCTGCGTATTCCTCCGCCAATTGACGTGCTACACGTACCACGCCGGTTGCGCTTGCTACAGTTTCCAGACAGCCGCGCTTGCCACACGTACACTCAAAACCGTTAGGATCCACTGTGACGTGTCCGATCTCACCGGCACAGCCAGCGATTCCGTGAAGCAACTGACCGTTCATAACGATCCCGCCGCCAACACCTGTTCCTAATGTGATGAAGATCACGTCAGGTTCGTTGTCGCCAGCGCCTTTCCAGCGTTCGCCCAATGCTGCCACATTGGCGTCATTGTCGATACTGAATTTGATCTTTGTTCCTTTTTCGATTTCACGTTTTACTTGCTGCAAGGTGGTCCAGTTCAAATTATAGGCACCGATGACTGTTCCCGCCTCGATATCGACGCTGCCGGGTGTTCCCATGCCGATCCCTTCAAATTGCTCTGGTGTCATTCCATATAAAGTCAAATGATGGTTGATTGAATCAATGATGTTCGGCACGATATGCGAACCGTCATCTAAAATGTTTGTCTCAATACTCCATTTTTGCTGAATTTCGCCAGCTTCTGTTAAGATAGCGAATTTTACGGTTGTCCCGCCTAGGTCAATACCTAATAATTTTTTATCCACTCTAGTCACCTTCTCGACTTTCTTCAATGTGATGTTCTCGTTTTAAAATGGCCCAACCTCGTAAATACGTGTCACGATCAATCACGCGACTTTCATATAAATTTTTTAATTCGATCTGCATCAATTCAATATCGTAGATCCGCTTGCCTACGTAAACATAGATCCCGAATTGTTTTAGCAGCTGCTGCACATCGTATAAACTTTCCATCAAACCACATCCCTAATATTATACAGAAAAATCTTCCTTTTTTATAGTCCGATTTTTATTTTCCTTGTTTCTTTCTTCTTAAAGGACAATTCCTGTTCCATTTTATAGCATTGTGTCCTCCCTCGCAAATCGAAGCCTGCTCATTCCTCCAGCATCGCTGCCAATTTGACGATCGTCCTCCAATTTCGTGCGGTCAGATCGTCCGATAGACGCTGCAATTTTGACACCAATTTTGAAAAACGAATACTCTTTTCTGTTAAATAATAGCCATCCTTCGCTGAAATCACCGCAGTTTCCCCCACGTCTGTCAGCGTTTGATTTCCCATGTCTGACCCGGAAAAATAAGCATAGAGATGGGCTACCTTTGGATCTGTACTTTCCGCTGCCGCGATCTCTTCTTTTGTAAAGGGGAGCTTTTGTACCAGCGAGGACATTTCTTCTGCTCTGCGATAAATGACAGGTACAGAAAAACCGAACCGTTCTAAAAAGCCTTCGCTCACGTCCTCTGAAATCTTTTCCAATTCACTGTCACTGGAAAGACGATATTCCCGCTTTGGATATAGCTGCGAACGTCTTTGAAGCCCAGCTCTAAGAATAGTTCTCTCAATTCCTGCATCTTGACACTATTTTTTCCACCTACATTGATCCCGCGAAACAATGCTAGATATCTCATACACTACGCCTTCTTTCATAAAAAAAGCGGACATTTCTGCCCGCCAGTCTTCATAGAAATAGATTAAATTTTCTTAGCCCGAAAAAGACAAACAGGACGATCGCAAAAATGAAGAACATCCCGGACGTCACCCGTGCTCGAGTAGAAAAACGGTCTTGGGCGTGTGGCACAGCAACAGCCCAGCCTGTCAGCGCCCCTCCGATGATTCCTCCTAGATGTCCCCAAATATCGATCGTTGAATCAAATAACCCGAAGACGAGGTTCATCAAAATAAACAAAGCAAATTGCCGTGTTAGTGCTTGAACGGCTCCGTTGTCGCGATAGTGCATTCCGATGACCAAAAAAGCACCAAACAAACCAAAGATCGCCGTGCTCGCGCCGCCTGACAAGGTGGTCGGCTGATTGAAGGCGAAGCTTGCGAAGTTCCCCATCACGCCGCTCAACAGGTAAACGATCGCGAAACGGACATGACCAAAAATCGCTTCACATTGCTGACCCATATAATAGAGGACGACCCCATTCAAGGCAAAATGCGTCAAGCCGAAATGGATGAACATCGGGGTCACAAACCGCCAATATTGATGCTGGAAAACGATGGACGGGGAAAACATCCCCAATTGATTTTCGATCGCTAATCCAGGCAGCAGGTATTGCATTAAAAAAACAACCGTATTGATTGCAAAAAGGGTATACATTACATAAGGTTTCTCTCTTTTCATATACCAACCTCTCTCATTTTGTGATTCTCAATGGAACGAACTAGGCAAGAAATAATTGCTGAATGGGCTGATCGAAGGACTCGGTCTGCCACTCTTCCATCAATTGCTCCGCAAAGACGAAGCTGCATGTCTTTCCTGTATACTCCGCCAAATACCGATCATAGTACCCGCCGCCGAAGCCAATTCGATACCCCGCCCGATTGAATACTAGCCCGGGAACGATCAATAGATCCAGCTCATGAGATTCTGCGACTGCGTCGTGAGCGGGTTCATCAACACCAAAATTGGTCGTGTAAAAGGACGAATCTGACGTAATCCAGTGAAAGACCATTTCACCTTTAGGCAAAGACTTTGGAACAGCGACTCGTTTCTCCGCTTCAAGCGCCCGTTGGATCACTAGCGCGGTAGGAAACTCAAAGGGTGTCGCCATCGTGACCCCGATACTTTTAGCCGTTTTCCAACTGTCGCTGCGGAAAAACTGCTCGTAGATCCGCTCGATTTGCGCCTGTCTTTCTTCCTTCGTCGCAAGGACCTGCAAACGCGTGATAGCACGCTGCCGAAGTTTTTCTTTTTCCATTCATTCACCTTCTTATCTAGAAATACTAACAAACTCAGCACAAAATAAAAAGGGGATTACACCCCTTTAACAAAATCACTAGAAATTTGCCGTGCGATCGTCAAGCCGGCGATCGCATTCACATGCAAATGATCCCCGCTGTCATACATTGGATTTAGCTGGCCTTGACCGTTTTCAACCATGCTTGAAAAATCCCACACATCGGTATAATTTGCCAACAGCCAGCGATTGATCTCTTGGCGCACCGCTTCTTTTCTTTGATCCATTCCAGGATACCCTAAGCAGGGCATCAAGGTGCATAGCTGATACGCGCAATTTTGCTCCTGACAAAGCTGAATCAAATCACCGATCCCTTTTTGGAAGGAAGCCAACGTGAGCGCGCCATTGATCAAGTCGTTTATCCCTATGGACAAAATCACTTTACTTACATTCCGGTGACTCGCCAAACTAGCACGCAACCGCTGCATCGCGGCGAACCCGTAAAACAGCCGCTGCGTTTCCGTTGTAGGCTGATCGCTGGCCGCCTCCAGCAAGCGATTGCCATTGATTCCTTGATTGACGAGAAAAATATTCTGCTTCCGCAAGGTGCGCTGCAAGGGCGTCGTCCAAGTTGCCCCCTCGGTCAAGGAATCCCCCAAGGCAAGGACACAGGTGCCTTCGACCACTGCTTCGATTGCCGCGAGTCCTGAACAAAAATCGGCTGACTCAGGGCTTGCTAAAAAGTCCGCGTCGATTGTCGGAAAGCCGCTCTCACTCCTATTCGTTCGATAATGAAGCTGCCATTTTCTTGCTGAAGAGTCGATCGTCACGGGAGCTGTCGTCACTACCTCACCAGGGGAAAGAGAAAAATCAGGAATACGCTGCTGCTGCTCATTGGTGATCACCGTCAGCTCTTGAATCTGCTGGGTATGACTGCCATAGGTATTCGCAAACACAAAACGAAGGCTCTTTACTGGAGCAATTTGCCGCAACGTTAAATGAACCGCCCTTTCTGATGGGCTGTGTCCGGCAATCCCGCGATGTGCATGACTCCATATCGTCGTCCAATTCATCTGAATTCTCCTTACTTGCTCTTTTTCAGCAATTGTATA
It encodes the following:
- a CDS encoding FAD/NAD(P)-binding protein, yielding MKRIAIIGAGPYGLIVLDRLIKQAPKEEKVELLLFDPDGPGGNIWRKNQSDQVIMNTVMQHVTLFSEDEGPNLAEWNKTEAPEYLSSFDEEHSFSAERALGKNDYCQRRYYGVYQSWFFDQQQKHLPESVTVTLIKERVVDLTEEETGISLTADRVYHVSDVVLATGHSANSLNEEEAENKTYAQAHGLFYQEPGNPSDTPLEELPTSDCVILRGLGLSFFDYIALFVAKWGGRFIEEETGLNYEPTGKEQQLIVGSGRGLPYHARPDNQKEPGEDAQPQLLTQPFMEDFDGGVEALVDLLRKEAELAYYEIKLADTAIDETTFLREYRKGDREAVLTKYQIPDALRLDWSSLFDPAKEVSATEFPAFIQTYLKKDIEEAELGNETGAIAKAIDTYKEVQEPFNDMLDQERFSPKDYYEEFFGRFNRNYSFLTIGAPVIRQKQLLALVEAGVVTFLAPEMVVERKNKKFITYSKKDPERTFVGSSLIEARLPATSFTRTKNPLLIQMREKGYSAPHQISFDGKDHPTGAIKVQRQTHQLITQSGRVMSCIYCYGIPLEGLDWLNATSPRPKSDDRIFKLANRITRSIYK
- a CDS encoding DUF3042 family protein, whose product is MRKFASGFVTGTFAAAAVVAGVVMGVKKKVIDPIEEKETKIDENRKKARRKRIAR
- the yidA gene encoding sugar-phosphatase encodes the protein MSIKLVAIDLDGTLLNDHHEINQPVVASIKAAREAGIYVVLSTGRPLSGTRAQLEVLGLNQLDDYIITYNGALVLNTNTWDVVAEHNLTREDYLEIDYLARSLDVHLHLADKESMYTANRDISPYTILESYLVNMPLHYRTPEEIAKNVLAVKMMMIDDPEILGEAFKKIPKELFEKYTIVRSTPYFIEVLNANASKGMALKELSEHLGLEPSEVMAIGDAENDLSMIEFAGTGVAMGNASETVKAAADYTVATNLEDGVKEAFERWVLK
- the tsaB gene encoding tRNA (adenosine(37)-N6)-threonylcarbamoyltransferase complex dimerization subunit type 1 TsaB; the protein is MKLLAMDTSNQTLAVAVLEDEKVLAHFQLNRKMNHSLTLMPAIESVMQASGLTPADLDRIVVAKGPGSYTGIRIAVTTAKTLAETLKIQLTTVSSLAVIAGNVQTEKVIIPLIDARRNNVYAGAYRWEQGKLISIMADQHMSLTDLLQKIQEPAFFVGETAKFKQEINAAWPTAEVSESDEQNLPSGIVLGKLGFLAKPVDDIHGLVPEYLKRVEAEEKWLETHQPEDEDYVEKI
- the galE gene encoding UDP-glucose 4-epimerase GalE, producing MAILVLGGAGYIGSHTVDKLVSQNYEVVVVDNLLTGHRKAVHPKATFYEGDCRDKTFMRDVFTKESIEGVVHFAASSLVGESVEKPLKYFNNNVVGMESLLEVMEEFKVKNIVFSSTAATYGEPGVSPITEEVATNPTNPYGESKLMMEKMMKWCDNAYGMRYVALRYFNVAGAKADASIGEDHDPETHLVPIILQVALGQRDHLTIFGEDYDTPDGTCIRDYVQVEDLAAAHILALEYLNAGNPSNFFNLGSNNGYSVKEMLDAAREVTGKEIAAEVGPRRAGDPSRLVASSEKVKETLGWNPEYTDIKAIIETAWNWHVSHPHGYED
- a CDS encoding ROK family glucokinase, which translates into the protein MDKKLLGIDLGGTTVKFAILTEAGEIQQKWSIETNILDDGSHIVPNIIDSINHHLTLYGMTPEQFEGIGMGTPGSVDIEAGTVIGAYNLNWTTLQQVKREIEKGTKIKFSIDNDANVAALGERWKGAGDNEPDVIFITLGTGVGGGIVMNGQLLHGIAGCAGEIGHVTVDPNGFECTCGKRGCLETVASATGVVRVARQLAEEYAGGSQLKARLDNGEDITSKDVFELAEKEGDDLALMVVDKVTFYLGLACGNLGNTLNPSTIVIGGGVSAAGEFLRSRVENYFKEFTFPQVRESTKIKLAELGNEAGVIGAASLAK
- a CDS encoding LacI family DNA-binding transcriptional regulator, coding for MATIRDIAKLAGVSPATVSRVLNYDQELSVAHETKQRIFEVAEELNYTKHKRANKISKSVIRLVQWYDEAEELADLYYLSIRLGIEKKAEELNIQIRREALTELSDAQVTGTIALGKFDAEQIRQLKNLDENLLFVDFDGMTQGLNSLVVDFDQSVDLVIDSFVQRGHQKIGILSGEEQTKHHFQPIEDPRLRAFKTKMQQINLYKPEFTMTAAFSMEAGKAAMTTFLADNQEFPNALFASSDALAVGAMQAIQEFGLRVPEDISVIGFNDVSVAKYVSPALSTVKVETEWMGELAVMTVLELAREGAPVPRKIMLGTKLIQRDSTN
- a CDS encoding YqgQ family protein — translated: MESLYDVQQLLKQFGIYVYVGKRIYDIELMQIELKNLYESRVIDRDTYLRGWAILKREHHIEESREGD
- a CDS encoding rhodanese-like domain-containing protein — protein: MSIWWKINIVLIAVLVLFGLYELVVRIMMRRSAKIITQEEFQAGMRKAQIIDVRERDEFNAKHILGARSFPFSMFKETYASLRKDQPIYIYDQNKAVSARAANLLRKKGYTDLYILKGGIQEWTGKVKQKKVD
- the galT gene encoding UDP-glucose--hexose-1-phosphate uridylyltransferase; protein product: MSISQTIRDFTTLAIQSGGWMEMDRYYLENRVIAMIGEESLAKAELRSVSTSAVPLVDRLLIQAENNQVITDHQAERDMLEAQLMDLMTPPPSVVNAYFAQYYSKDPVQATDYFFKLSKDNDYIKTREIARNIIFPAKTEYGELEITINLSKPEKDPKWIAAERKLKKVGYPECMLCMENEGYKGRLNYPARTNHRIIRMNLDGESWGFQYSPYAYYDEHCIILSEEHRPMKITKATFQRLLKITEVLPHYFVGSNADLPIVGGSILSHDHYQGGRHTFPMAVAEMERTIELSAFPTVTAGIVKWPMSVIRLQGKSQRDLVEAAQMIFEKWQVYSDDALQITAASEDGTPHHTITPIARRKEGLFEIDLVLRDNNVSEEYPEGIFHPHPDVQHIKKENVGLIEVMGLAVLPPRLEPELKEVEKYLLNEANEIAEYHVAWADELKRVNTITQENVTDVVQKAVGAAFARVLEDAGVFKRDVEGQEGFTRFINTL